In a genomic window of Agarivorans albus:
- a CDS encoding cellulase family glycosylhydrolase yields MKTSKTLLAKCVGFAAASLCSASLLAAPLPGDDWLHVEGNQIKDMQGNTVWLTGANWFGFNTTERVLHGLWSVNLESTIQDIATRGVNLLRVPISTELLKEWKNGQFVPIQVNASANPDLATATSLEVFDALIAAAKASGMKILLDVHGAEADNMGHIAPLWYKGDITSEDFYSTWEWVTERYKNDDTIIAYDLENEPHGNPQQSAAGEFAKWDDSTDENNWKHACETVSNRVLDINPHILVMCEGIEAYPVEGKNWESKGKDDFHFNWWGGNLRGVREFPIDLGARQQQFMYSPHDYGPLVFEQEWFYPGFNKDTLYQDVWKDNWMFIHEEGIAPLLIGEWGGFMDGGPNEAWMVAIRDLIIEHQLHHTFWCINPNSGDTGGLLGHDWTTWDEDKYALFKPSLWTNDAGKFISLDHEVALGGEGSTTGISLNDYYQGLNPSVSINSPAANSIVLTGSQVMLGYSVNKAASVNIYLDGSLVKNAPTAGSASITAPSAEGDFTIMIVAVDSNGNEMAVSDSITLSALNEVPLQPEVSLSAPTNNTSIEAGSSFSVTVSLKDAAGFETNLAGQLQSFSGTSGELTAPAEVGDYTLTVTAQDEQGQNLNATDSISLKVLEPAAANLSCEVGAADSWASGFVINSITVTNTGSNTVSAWNAVLEFSQSVTLVGGWGGVFNASAQSIEVTNEAYNGQLAPGASISFGLQGGHSGNFAAPSCRMR; encoded by the coding sequence ATGAAAACATCTAAAACACTACTCGCTAAATGCGTGGGTTTTGCTGCGGCCTCGTTATGCAGCGCAAGTTTACTGGCGGCTCCGCTGCCTGGCGATGATTGGCTTCACGTAGAAGGCAATCAAATTAAAGATATGCAAGGCAATACGGTTTGGCTTACCGGGGCTAACTGGTTTGGCTTTAATACTACCGAGCGAGTATTGCATGGTTTGTGGTCGGTAAACTTAGAGAGCACCATTCAGGACATTGCTACTCGCGGTGTCAACTTACTGCGGGTGCCTATTTCTACCGAGTTACTTAAAGAATGGAAAAATGGCCAGTTTGTGCCAATTCAAGTGAATGCTTCGGCTAACCCAGATTTAGCGACAGCTACTTCATTGGAAGTGTTTGATGCCTTAATTGCCGCTGCTAAAGCGAGTGGTATGAAGATCTTGCTTGATGTTCACGGCGCCGAAGCCGATAACATGGGGCATATTGCGCCGCTTTGGTACAAAGGCGATATTACTTCAGAAGATTTTTATTCCACCTGGGAGTGGGTAACCGAACGTTATAAAAATGATGACACCATCATCGCCTATGACCTAGAAAATGAACCCCATGGTAACCCTCAGCAAAGTGCCGCTGGTGAGTTTGCCAAGTGGGATGACAGTACCGATGAAAACAACTGGAAGCATGCCTGTGAAACAGTATCTAACCGTGTGTTAGATATTAACCCTCATATCTTAGTGATGTGTGAAGGCATTGAAGCGTATCCCGTGGAAGGTAAAAACTGGGAAAGCAAAGGAAAAGATGATTTTCACTTTAATTGGTGGGGCGGCAATTTACGTGGCGTACGCGAATTCCCGATTGATTTAGGCGCACGCCAACAGCAATTTATGTACTCACCACACGACTATGGGCCTTTAGTATTTGAGCAAGAGTGGTTCTATCCAGGGTTTAACAAAGACACCTTGTACCAAGATGTGTGGAAAGATAACTGGATGTTTATTCATGAAGAAGGCATTGCACCGCTACTAATTGGTGAGTGGGGCGGCTTTATGGATGGTGGCCCAAATGAAGCGTGGATGGTAGCAATCCGTGATTTGATTATTGAGCATCAATTACACCACACCTTTTGGTGTATTAATCCTAACTCTGGCGATACCGGAGGCTTGCTAGGCCACGACTGGACTACCTGGGACGAAGATAAATATGCTTTGTTTAAGCCTTCTTTGTGGACTAACGATGCTGGCAAATTTATTAGCTTAGATCATGAAGTTGCACTAGGAGGAGAGGGCAGTACCACTGGTATTAGTTTGAATGATTACTACCAAGGGCTAAATCCTTCGGTAAGCATTAATTCTCCGGCTGCAAACAGCATTGTGCTTACAGGCTCGCAGGTCATGCTTGGTTACTCGGTGAACAAAGCGGCTTCGGTTAATATTTATCTTGATGGAAGCTTGGTGAAAAACGCACCTACTGCAGGTAGTGCTAGTATCACCGCTCCCTCGGCAGAAGGTGATTTCACCATCATGATTGTTGCTGTAGACAGCAACGGTAACGAGATGGCGGTAAGCGACAGCATTACTTTAAGTGCTCTGAACGAAGTACCGCTGCAGCCAGAAGTGAGCTTAAGTGCACCTACCAACAATACCAGTATTGAAGCCGGCAGCAGTTTTAGTGTGACAGTAAGCTTAAAAGATGCCGCAGGGTTTGAAACTAACCTAGCCGGACAACTGCAATCGTTTAGTGGTACCAGCGGTGAGTTAACTGCGCCTGCAGAAGTAGGGGATTATACCTTAACGGTGACCGCGCAAGACGAGCAGGGGCAAAACCTTAATGCAACAGACAGTATTAGCTTAAAAGTGCTTGAACCGGCAGCGGCAAATTTGAGTTGTGAAGTTGGCGCGGCAGATTCTTGGGCTAGCGGCTTTGTGATTAACAGCATTACGGTTACAAATACCGGCTCAAATACTGTTTCAGCTTGGAACGCAGTGCTTGAGTTCTCGCAAAGTGTAACGCTAGTGGGTGGATGGGGCGGCGTGTTTAATGCTTCTGCCCAAAGCATCGAGGTCACCAATGAAGCATACAATGGTCAATTAGCACCAGGGGCGAGTATCTCCTTTGGTTTGCAAGGTGGTCATTCAGGTAACTTTGCTGCACCGAGCTGTCGTATGCGTTAG
- a CDS encoding glycoside hydrolase family 9 protein, with amino-acid sequence MLRKTLLASAIISSAMSVQAANYGEALQKSIYFYEAQQSGVLPSWNRTEWRGDSALKDGSDNNVDLTGGWYDAGDHVKFGFPMAATATMLAWGVVDYPQAYEQTNQLKHIKNNLRFVADYFVKAHTAPNEFYGQVGKGSVDHAWWGSAEVMQMERPSYKIDAANPGSDLAGETAAALASISMVFKDSDPSYAAMLLEHAKQLYSFADNYRGKYSDAITDATAFYNSWSGYQDELVWGAIWLYRATGDDSYLNKAKTEYGSLGTEPQTDTRSYKWGQAWDDKSYGAYVLMASLTGEAQYQADAERWLDYWTVGYNGQKIRYTPGGLAFLDTWGAARYTSNTSFLALVYSDYLKENTNKTAKADVYYNFAKSQLDYILGDNPLNISYQIGYGDYHPTKPHHRTAHGTWNDNSGDPVENRHLLVGALVGGPGLDDSWADDRGDYVKNEVATDYNAGFTSALARLWLDHGGDPIAEANFPAKEVRDTELYVEAKINSQGTRHIELATRVHNHTAWPSRVTDKLSYRYWVDLTEVFDAGYSVDDVRLSTAYSQGSGYSGLHAWGNNEDNIYYAEISFDGVDIYPGGQSASKKEVQFRLSLPTNTNNPDWDNSNDPSWENFSNAYKLANNIALYDNGELVWGNEPSAACGPTTGINCAPIAQSQSVSTESDTDVSVELSGSDSDGDVVSYEIASQPANGSVSLSGKFATYTPNTGTFGSDSFTFVAIDDQGAKSAEAKVTVTVAEPIVPAVAISSPSNGSEVRPASEVQLRLDLANAYGANVYVDGALATTRVGSGNVALTMPETEGQVVIVVIATDEQGEELSAEASLNLNVKAGEQPPVGGGDSKLTCTVGEANVWNTGFVLGNLKVTNAGGEEVTGWKVHLSFPQPISLVNGWNAKYQASSDGLGLTAVNEVYNGLLAHSQSTSFGLQGGYNGSFEAPSCEVLP; translated from the coding sequence ATGTTAAGGAAAACCTTACTAGCAAGCGCGATCATTTCCAGTGCAATGTCTGTTCAAGCAGCAAATTATGGTGAAGCGCTACAAAAATCGATTTATTTTTATGAAGCCCAGCAGTCAGGGGTATTGCCTAGTTGGAACCGTACTGAATGGCGTGGTGATTCTGCGCTAAAAGACGGTAGCGATAACAACGTAGATCTTACCGGTGGTTGGTACGATGCAGGTGACCACGTAAAATTTGGTTTTCCTATGGCGGCCACTGCCACCATGCTTGCTTGGGGGGTAGTTGATTACCCACAAGCTTACGAGCAAACCAACCAGCTTAAACATATCAAAAACAATTTACGTTTTGTGGCCGACTATTTTGTTAAGGCTCACACTGCGCCTAATGAGTTTTATGGCCAAGTTGGCAAAGGTAGCGTGGATCACGCTTGGTGGGGCTCGGCCGAAGTGATGCAAATGGAGCGTCCTTCATACAAAATTGATGCAGCTAACCCTGGCTCTGATCTAGCAGGTGAAACGGCAGCAGCGTTAGCGTCTATTTCGATGGTGTTTAAAGATAGCGACCCAAGTTATGCGGCTATGTTGTTAGAGCACGCCAAGCAGCTGTATTCGTTTGCCGATAACTACCGTGGCAAATACTCAGATGCAATCACCGATGCCACCGCTTTTTATAACTCTTGGAGTGGTTATCAAGATGAATTGGTGTGGGGTGCCATTTGGTTATACCGCGCAACTGGCGACGACAGTTACCTAAATAAAGCTAAAACAGAATACGGCTCTTTAGGTACTGAACCGCAAACAGATACGCGTTCTTACAAGTGGGGCCAAGCGTGGGATGATAAGTCTTACGGCGCTTATGTTTTAATGGCAAGCCTAACTGGAGAAGCACAATATCAGGCAGACGCAGAGCGTTGGTTAGATTATTGGACCGTTGGCTACAATGGTCAAAAAATTCGTTACACGCCAGGTGGCTTAGCGTTTCTAGATACTTGGGGGGCTGCACGTTATACCTCAAATACCTCTTTCTTAGCTTTGGTGTATTCTGATTACCTTAAAGAAAACACCAACAAAACCGCTAAAGCCGATGTGTATTACAACTTTGCTAAAAGCCAGCTGGATTACATTTTAGGTGATAACCCGCTTAATATTTCTTACCAAATTGGTTATGGCGATTATCACCCAACCAAGCCGCATCACCGCACTGCGCATGGTACTTGGAATGACAACTCTGGCGATCCAGTAGAAAACCGTCACTTATTGGTTGGTGCATTGGTTGGTGGCCCTGGCTTGGATGATTCGTGGGCCGATGATCGTGGCGACTACGTGAAAAACGAAGTGGCAACCGATTACAATGCTGGCTTTACTTCCGCGTTAGCGCGCCTGTGGCTTGACCATGGCGGTGATCCCATTGCAGAAGCAAATTTTCCAGCTAAAGAGGTTCGCGATACCGAGCTATATGTAGAAGCTAAAATTAACTCACAAGGCACTCGCCATATTGAGTTAGCGACTCGTGTACACAACCATACTGCGTGGCCTTCACGGGTAACCGATAAATTAAGCTATCGCTACTGGGTAGACCTAACAGAAGTGTTTGATGCCGGTTACTCGGTTGATGATGTACGTTTATCAACTGCTTACAGCCAAGGTTCTGGTTATAGCGGTTTACACGCTTGGGGTAATAACGAAGACAACATCTATTACGCTGAGATTAGCTTTGATGGCGTAGATATTTACCCCGGCGGTCAATCAGCTTCTAAGAAAGAAGTGCAGTTCCGCTTATCGCTACCAACCAATACCAACAACCCTGACTGGGACAACAGTAATGACCCATCTTGGGAAAACTTTAGCAATGCATACAAGCTAGCAAATAACATTGCTTTGTATGATAACGGCGAGTTGGTATGGGGTAATGAACCATCGGCTGCTTGTGGCCCAACTACTGGCATCAACTGTGCGCCTATTGCGCAAAGCCAAAGTGTTAGCACTGAGTCTGACACTGATGTGTCTGTTGAACTAAGCGGCAGTGATTCTGATGGTGATGTTGTTAGTTACGAGATAGCCTCTCAGCCTGCAAACGGCTCGGTTAGTCTTAGTGGTAAATTTGCGACCTACACACCTAATACGGGCACTTTTGGTAGCGATAGTTTCACCTTCGTGGCGATTGATGACCAAGGAGCTAAGTCTGCAGAAGCTAAAGTTACTGTAACAGTTGCAGAACCGATTGTACCTGCAGTAGCAATTAGCTCTCCTAGCAATGGCAGTGAAGTTCGACCAGCTAGTGAAGTTCAGCTTCGTCTTGATTTAGCCAATGCTTATGGCGCGAATGTATACGTAGATGGTGCATTAGCAACCACTCGAGTTGGCAGCGGTAACGTAGCGCTGACTATGCCAGAAACAGAAGGGCAGGTAGTGATTGTAGTAATTGCTACTGACGAGCAAGGTGAAGAATTATCAGCAGAAGCTAGCTTAAACTTAAATGTTAAAGCGGGTGAACAGCCTCCTGTAGGCGGTGGTGATTCTAAACTTACTTGTACTGTTGGTGAAGCCAATGTTTGGAATACAGGCTTTGTATTAGGCAACCTTAAGGTGACCAATGCTGGCGGTGAAGAGGTAACAGGGTGGAAAGTTCACCTGAGCTTCCCTCAACCAATTAGTTTGGTAAATGGCTGGAATGCTAAATATCAAGCCTCAAGTGATGGTTTAGGTTTAACTGCTGTGAACGAAGTTTACAATGGTCTTTTAGCGCATAGCCAAAGCACCTCATTTGGTCTGCAAGGTGGATACAACGGAAGCTTTGAAGCGCCAAGCTGTGAAGTGTTACCTTAG
- a CDS encoding DEAD/DEAH box helicase has translation MFQLRDYQQASVDAVLAHFRKSDDSAVLVLPTGAGKSIVIAELARLARHPILVLAHVKELVEQNHQKFKDYGFESGVYAAGLGLKQYQLPVTFASVQSLSRNLEAFSGYYSLLVIDECHRVSEDDDSQYQQIIQHLKQQNPQLKVLGLTATPYRLDRGWIYQYHYHGYVRGSDQAWFKKCIYELPMRHLIAKGYLTKPLVVDAPAARYQFDDLPQQYSEAQLDQFLAACPRVTQAICKQLVKLAEQRKGVMVFAASVNHAKEIAHYLPEGQTAVITAATGNAERDSLIEQFKHQQLKFLVNVSVLTTGFDAPHVDLIAILRRTASVSLYQQIAGRGLRLFKDKTDCLIVDYAGNNYDLYQPEIGQVKPDPNSTLVQVSCPQCQFANMFWGITDKDGDVIEHYGRRCQGLVADPDEPAKQTQCTYRYKYKQCSQCNAENDIAARQCQSCGFQLIDPDKQLKDALQLKDRKVLRCSGISASCDGNKIKLVYHDEDGAELSESFNFDYTKAKQQFNALFSRRVSEQAALINDAKEAEALITKLVAPNFVIAKKQKHYWVIEHRIFDYQGNYRKANQQY, from the coding sequence ATGTTTCAACTGCGCGACTACCAGCAAGCCTCGGTAGATGCCGTTCTCGCTCATTTTCGAAAAAGTGACGATTCCGCTGTGTTGGTGCTACCAACTGGTGCCGGGAAAAGCATCGTGATTGCCGAACTTGCGCGTTTAGCGCGTCACCCTATTCTGGTGTTGGCCCATGTCAAAGAGTTAGTCGAACAGAATCATCAAAAGTTTAAAGATTATGGTTTTGAGTCCGGCGTTTATGCCGCAGGTTTAGGCTTAAAACAATACCAACTTCCAGTTACCTTTGCCAGTGTGCAGTCTTTAAGTCGCAACCTTGAAGCTTTTTCCGGCTACTACTCTTTGCTAGTGATTGATGAATGTCACCGGGTAAGTGAAGACGATGACAGCCAGTATCAGCAAATTATTCAGCATTTAAAGCAACAAAACCCCCAACTAAAAGTGCTTGGTTTAACGGCTACTCCGTACCGTTTAGATAGAGGGTGGATCTACCAATATCATTATCACGGCTATGTACGTGGCAGCGACCAAGCTTGGTTTAAAAAATGTATTTATGAGCTGCCGATGCGCCATCTCATTGCTAAAGGATATTTAACTAAGCCGCTGGTGGTGGATGCGCCTGCGGCGCGTTATCAATTTGATGATTTACCGCAGCAATACAGCGAGGCACAGCTCGACCAGTTTTTAGCTGCTTGCCCACGAGTCACTCAAGCCATATGCAAACAGCTGGTTAAATTGGCAGAGCAGCGCAAAGGTGTAATGGTGTTTGCTGCTTCTGTTAACCATGCCAAGGAAATTGCACACTATTTACCAGAAGGGCAAACTGCGGTCATCACCGCTGCTACCGGTAATGCTGAGCGAGACAGCTTAATTGAACAGTTTAAGCACCAGCAGCTTAAGTTTTTAGTGAATGTATCGGTGTTAACTACGGGGTTTGATGCGCCGCATGTGGACTTAATTGCTATTTTGCGGCGCACTGCTTCAGTAAGTTTGTATCAACAAATCGCCGGCCGAGGTTTGCGTTTATTCAAAGACAAAACCGATTGCCTAATTGTCGATTATGCAGGTAATAACTACGATCTCTATCAGCCAGAAATTGGCCAAGTAAAACCCGACCCTAACAGTACATTGGTACAAGTAAGTTGCCCGCAATGCCAATTTGCCAATATGTTTTGGGGCATTACCGATAAAGATGGTGATGTTATTGAGCATTATGGTCGACGTTGCCAAGGGTTAGTGGCGGACCCAGACGAGCCAGCAAAACAAACCCAGTGTACTTACCGCTATAAATACAAACAATGCTCACAATGTAATGCCGAAAACGATATTGCAGCACGGCAATGTCAAAGCTGTGGCTTTCAATTAATTGACCCAGACAAGCAGCTTAAAGATGCGCTGCAGCTAAAAGATCGTAAAGTGCTAAGGTGCAGCGGCATCTCGGCTAGCTGCGATGGAAATAAAATTAAATTGGTTTATCACGATGAAGATGGCGCAGAGCTTAGCGAATCCTTTAACTTTGATTACACCAAAGCCAAGCAACAATTTAACGCCTTGTTTAGTCGCCGAGTCTCTGAGCAAGCTGCTCTTATTAACGATGCAAAAGAAGCAGAAGCATTAATAACAAAACTTGTCGCCCCCAATTTTGTTATTGCCAAAAAGCAAAAGCACTACTGGGTTATTGAGCACCGAATATTTGATTATCAAGGTAATTATCGAAAAGCTAATCAGCAGTATTAG
- a CDS encoding right-handed parallel beta-helix repeat-containing protein: MFSSHSSFKFSLISSLILLTTACGGGGGGGSGTSISTPKVSADLLMEKYDGSTKSASLTSDDIYPTLQYLFEGDIDALSLSARKMQSLQANGARSKEVGARASETQSCAYGGSQTISENLNQETGVGKLQVSYNNCDDGSGVLSGRVVTDYHKWDLSSYEPVNFDIYYEELRYQIGAEFTLLNGMVKVTGANTCEELVNSNMLLETDKISILDKDLKVTTQSCIDEYNQQLISGRIYFSDKGYLDLVTPEPIVLDFEDNLLSGGLTITSEHSEIVLNANNSYVQVSVDSNRDGAFELETNVPSWYLNDQSYSDIADDDDDGIPNSWESVNGLDPQISNEGTDSDLDGFTDYYEFLANSDPNSNYSFPLFYLSMSVDTYQMYVGAPTEVNVYLAGNIEPGLLSAMSDISISIPLPSPHTWSVNSSPYGCTIEDGTTATQVLICPHVDLSNFPNHYRDDLFVSLTLTANQANTIVAQAQIDIDFPFDQHGFGFELYPKRSDLAFWTSDIYSGYVLDTLEDGFSHSILLNQDTREYMSIDKANVLGTLVDNQIGVTITSVTTEYSSARCSVNASGFSCYDVDSWDPINVQFSKPTEQGKVEFNLEVNTVYPHNVVQTTAATMDFSFGQDMSVLQAIVDQAPDSEVLVEPGIYLGNLSINKPMALTANGNVELWLQSPIIDYSAFPAIRSSEYLSLDGFDVYLDQENIEFESGALRNNKFYFDEHSGEIVYTRGDLLFLSNKVLNSSGGGQYYNLGLIRSNRDTVIDNNLFSFALDSHVALWRGNGANSNNAIIRNNTIVNVPSIVDYASDTPVIFKNNLVVSYTGPLYNDEYFLRYVSDENNILPNRYSEYANANNIFTDTPGIDPEDSYRLLPDSIAIDNGLDLSDSITTDLDGNARPSGSAFDIGAYEYQH, translated from the coding sequence GTGTTTAGTTCTCACTCATCGTTCAAATTCTCACTTATAAGTTCTCTTATTCTACTTACCACCGCCTGCGGTGGTGGCGGTGGTGGAGGAAGCGGCACATCTATTTCAACGCCAAAAGTTTCAGCTGATCTACTTATGGAAAAGTATGATGGCAGCACCAAAAGTGCTTCGCTAACTTCTGATGACATTTACCCCACGCTGCAGTACTTGTTTGAGGGGGATATCGATGCTCTCTCATTAAGTGCAAGAAAAATGCAGTCTTTACAAGCTAACGGCGCTAGATCTAAAGAGGTGGGGGCTAGAGCGTCAGAAACTCAAAGTTGTGCTTACGGTGGTTCTCAAACTATTTCGGAGAACCTAAATCAAGAAACTGGTGTTGGCAAACTACAAGTAAGCTATAACAATTGTGATGATGGCTCAGGCGTGCTTTCTGGTCGAGTTGTCACAGATTACCACAAGTGGGATTTGAGCAGCTACGAGCCAGTGAATTTCGACATTTACTATGAAGAACTTCGGTATCAGATAGGAGCTGAATTCACTTTGCTTAACGGTATGGTCAAGGTGACTGGAGCAAACACCTGTGAAGAGCTTGTCAATTCCAATATGCTGCTTGAAACCGATAAAATATCTATATTAGATAAAGATTTAAAGGTTACAACCCAGTCTTGCATTGATGAATATAATCAGCAGCTTATATCGGGAAGGATTTATTTTTCTGACAAAGGCTACTTGGATTTAGTAACTCCAGAACCTATTGTACTAGATTTTGAAGACAATCTACTAAGTGGAGGGCTAACCATAACTAGTGAACATAGTGAAATAGTACTCAATGCGAATAACAGTTATGTGCAAGTTTCAGTCGATAGCAATCGAGATGGAGCTTTTGAATTAGAAACCAATGTTCCCTCTTGGTATTTAAACGACCAAAGTTACAGCGATATAGCAGATGATGACGACGATGGAATTCCTAATTCTTGGGAATCAGTTAATGGCTTAGATCCTCAAATTTCTAACGAAGGTACTGATTCTGACTTAGATGGATTCACGGATTATTATGAATTTTTAGCTAACAGCGATCCAAATTCTAATTATTCCTTTCCTCTTTTTTATTTATCAATGAGTGTTGATACTTATCAGATGTATGTAGGGGCGCCTACTGAGGTGAATGTGTATCTGGCTGGCAACATTGAGCCAGGCTTACTCTCGGCTATGTCAGATATCTCCATCTCCATACCATTGCCTTCTCCGCATACATGGTCGGTAAACAGTAGTCCTTATGGTTGTACTATCGAAGATGGAACAACGGCAACACAAGTATTAATTTGTCCTCATGTAGATTTATCTAACTTTCCTAACCATTACCGAGATGATCTGTTCGTAAGTTTAACGTTGACGGCTAATCAGGCTAATACTATCGTCGCTCAAGCTCAGATTGATATTGATTTTCCATTTGATCAACACGGCTTTGGTTTCGAGTTATACCCAAAGCGTAGTGATCTAGCCTTTTGGACTTCAGATATATACTCTGGTTATGTGTTGGATACACTTGAAGATGGTTTTAGTCATTCGATATTACTAAACCAAGATACTCGAGAGTATATGTCAATAGATAAAGCTAATGTCTTGGGAACTTTAGTAGATAATCAAATAGGGGTTACTATCACCTCGGTTACGACTGAGTATTCCAGTGCTCGTTGTAGTGTAAACGCCTCTGGATTTAGTTGTTACGATGTGGACTCTTGGGACCCTATCAATGTTCAATTTAGTAAACCAACCGAACAAGGTAAAGTGGAGTTTAACCTCGAAGTTAACACGGTGTACCCGCATAATGTTGTGCAGACAACTGCCGCAACAATGGACTTTTCTTTTGGGCAGGATATGTCTGTATTACAAGCTATTGTCGATCAAGCTCCTGACAGTGAGGTTTTGGTTGAGCCGGGAATTTATCTAGGCAATCTATCCATTAACAAGCCTATGGCTCTTACAGCAAATGGTAATGTTGAGTTATGGCTACAATCCCCCATTATTGATTATTCGGCTTTCCCAGCAATAAGAAGTTCTGAGTATTTAAGCCTTGATGGGTTTGATGTTTATTTAGATCAGGAAAATATTGAATTTGAAAGTGGCGCTTTAAGGAATAATAAGTTTTATTTTGATGAGCATTCAGGCGAGATTGTTTACACCAGAGGTGATCTGTTGTTTTTGTCAAACAAGGTACTAAATAGCTCTGGAGGGGGGCAATATTATAACCTTGGGCTAATTCGTTCTAACCGGGACACAGTGATCGATAATAATTTGTTTAGTTTTGCTCTAGATAGTCATGTTGCTCTTTGGCGGGGCAACGGAGCTAATAGCAATAACGCAATAATTCGAAACAATACCATAGTTAATGTTCCGTCTATCGTAGACTATGCATCTGACACCCCCGTTATTTTTAAGAATAATTTGGTTGTGAGTTATACAGGGCCCCTTTATAACGATGAGTACTTTTTAAGGTATGTTAGTGATGAGAATAATATTCTTCCAAATCGTTACTCTGAATACGCTAATGCCAACAACATTTTCACCGACACTCCTGGCATAGACCCTGAAGACAGCTATCGTTTGTTACCTGATTCGATTGCTATTGACAACGGTTTAGACTTGAGTGATTCGATTACTACCGACCTAGATGGGAACGCTAGGCCAAGTGGCAGTGCCTTTGATATTGGTGCTTACGAATATCAGCACTAA
- a CDS encoding phosphoribosyltransferase, with translation MSQPTAQLQKHYLDEDSLIQDSFRLAVHIFESGFRPTFIVGLWRGGSAVGIYVQECLQTLGVKTDHISVRTSYQGQANYHQILQEPESIRVHGIQYLLENLNVDDSLLIVDDVFSSGHNVEAVIKRLKSKLKRNMPSQVKIATLWERPKFNQTSLKPDFCLHQTEQWLVFPYELTGLSLEEIEQHKGFVAPLIKPELLE, from the coding sequence ATGAGCCAGCCGACTGCCCAATTACAAAAGCACTACTTAGATGAAGACAGCTTAATTCAAGACTCATTTCGTTTAGCTGTGCATATTTTCGAAAGTGGCTTTCGCCCTACGTTTATCGTTGGCCTGTGGCGCGGAGGCAGTGCAGTAGGGATTTACGTGCAAGAGTGTTTGCAAACCTTAGGAGTTAAAACCGACCATATTTCGGTACGCACCTCCTACCAAGGGCAAGCCAATTATCATCAAATACTCCAAGAGCCCGAGTCGATAAGAGTTCATGGTATCCAGTACTTACTGGAAAACCTAAACGTTGATGATAGCTTGTTGATAGTGGATGACGTATTTAGTAGTGGCCACAATGTAGAAGCTGTGATTAAGCGTTTAAAATCCAAGCTAAAACGCAATATGCCTAGCCAAGTTAAAATTGCCACCTTATGGGAGCGACCTAAGTTTAACCAAACATCGTTAAAACCGGACTTTTGCCTGCACCAAACCGAGCAATGGCTGGTCTTCCCCTATGAATTAACCGGCTTGAGCTTAGAAGAAATAGAGCAACACAAGGGCTTTGTAGCGCCACTGATTAAACCAGAATTATTAGAGTAA
- a CDS encoding phosphoribosyltransferase, producing the protein MSDKLYITGQELLEDSFRLGEKVLASGFKPSFIIAVWRGGAPIGIAVQEFLAYHCIASDNIAIRTSSYAAAIDNQAKQVKVFGLNYLVKHVQQHDRLLIVDDVFDTGRSVEAIINELSRLARLNTPSDIRVAVPYFKPERNKTDRVPDYYLHETKQWLKYPHSLEGLSPKEIAERRPELYQIIKAHLPK; encoded by the coding sequence ATGAGCGACAAACTTTACATCACTGGCCAAGAGCTACTTGAAGACTCATTTCGCTTGGGCGAAAAAGTATTAGCAAGTGGTTTTAAACCTAGCTTTATTATTGCTGTGTGGCGCGGCGGTGCACCAATTGGTATCGCGGTTCAAGAGTTTTTGGCTTATCACTGCATTGCTAGCGATAATATTGCCATTCGCACATCTTCGTACGCTGCAGCGATAGATAATCAAGCAAAGCAGGTTAAGGTATTTGGGCTCAATTACCTGGTGAAGCATGTACAGCAGCATGACCGTCTGTTGATTGTTGATGATGTATTCGATACCGGCCGCTCTGTTGAAGCGATTATTAATGAGCTGAGCCGCTTAGCGAGGTTAAATACCCCCAGTGATATTCGAGTTGCAGTTCCGTATTTTAAGCCAGAGCGCAATAAAACCGACCGAGTGCCAGATTACTACTTGCATGAAACCAAGCAATGGTTAAAGTATCCGCATTCTCTTGAAGGCTTAAGCCCAAAGGAGATCGCCGAGCGTAGACCGGAGTTGTATCAAATAATAAAAGCGCATTTACCTAAGTAA